From the Peromyscus leucopus breed LL Stock chromosome 8b, UCI_PerLeu_2.1, whole genome shotgun sequence genome, one window contains:
- the Camkk1 gene encoding calcium/calmodulin-dependent protein kinase kinase 1 isoform X1, translating to MQSEAQEGALGGGGARMWALWQRRLSWSESSHQGYTKDPLTEVMESGPAVCCQDPRAELVDRVAAINVTHLEEADEGPEPARNGVDPPPRARAASVIPGSASRSTPVRPSLSARKFSLQERPAGSCLEAQVGPYSTGPATHISPRAWRRPTIESHHVAISDTEDCVKLNQYKLQSEIGKGAYGVVRLAYNESEDRHYAMKVLSKKKLLKQYGFPRRPPPRGSQAAQGGPAKQLLPLERVYQEIAILKKLDHVNVVKLIEVLDDPAEDNLYLVFDLLRKGPVMEVPCDKPFPEEQARLYLRDIILGLEYLHCQKIVHRDIKPSNLLLGDDGHVKIADFGVSNQFEGNDAQLSSTAGTPAFMAPEAISDSGQSFSGKALDVWATGVTLYCFIYGKCPFIDEYILALHRKIKNEAVVFPEEPEVSEELKDLILKMLDKNPETRIGVSDIKLHPWVTKHGQEPLPSEEEHCSVVEVTEEEVKNSVKLIPSWTTVILVKSMLRKRSFGNPFEPQARREERSMSAPGNLLMKEGCGEGSKSPELPGVQEDEAAS from the exons ATGCAGAGTGAGGCCCAGGAGGGAGCCTTGGGTGGAGGTGGAGCCAGAATGTGGGCTCTGTGGCAGAGACGGTTGTCCTGGTCTGAGA GTTCCCACCAAGGTTATACAAAGGATCCACTGACTGAAGTGATGGAGAGTGGCCCGGCTGTCTGCTGCCAGGACCCTCGGGCAGAGCTGGTAGATCGGGTGGCAGCCATCAATGTGACCCACTTGGAAGAGGCAGATGAGGGCCCAGAGCCTGCCAGGAATGGTGTGGACCCTCCACCCCGGGCCAGAGCTGCCTCTGTGATCCCTGGCAGTGCTTCAAGATCTACCCCAGTGCGGCCCAGCCTCTCAGCTAGAAAGTTCTCCCTGCAGGAACGGCCAGCCGGAAGCTGTCTGGAGGCCCAGGTTGGGCCTTACTCTACGGGACCTGCCACTCACATCTCTCCTCGGGCCTGGCGGAGACCCACCATCGAGTCCCACCATGTGGCCATCTCAGACACGGAG GACTGTGTAAAACTGAACCAGTACAAGCTGCAGAGCGAGATTGGCAAG GGTGCCTACGGTGTGGTGAGGCTGGCCTACAACGAAAGTGAAGACAGACACTAT GCAATGAAAGTTCTTTCCAAAAAGAAGTTACTGAAGCAGTATGGCTTTCCTC GCCGTCCTCCTCCCAGAGGGTCTCAAGCTGCCCAGGGAGGCCCAGCTAAACAGCTGCTGCCCCTGGAGCGTGTGTACCAGGAGATTGCCATCCTAAAGAAGCTGGACCACGTGAACGTAGTGAAATTGATCGAG GTCCTGGATGACCCTGCCGAGGACAATCTCTATTTGG tgtttgaCCTCCTGAGAAAGGG GCCGGTCATGGAAGTGCCCTGCGACAAGCCCTTCCCGGAGGAGCAAGCTCGTCTTTACCTGAGGGACATCATCCTGGGCCTCGAGTACT TGCACTGCCAGAAGATCGTCCACAGGGACATCAAGCCATCCAATCTACTCCTTGGGGACGATGGCCATGTGAAGATCGCCGACTTTGGGGTCAGCAACCAGTTCGAGGGGAATGATGCTCAGTTGTCTAGCACGGCAGGGACCCCGGCATTCATGGCCCCTGAGGCCATTTCTGATTCTGGCCAGAGCTTCAGTGGGAAG GCCTTGGATGTATGGGCCACCGGGGTCACCTTGTATTGCTTTATCTATGGGAAG TGCCCATTCATTGATGAGTACATCCTGGCCCTTCACAGGAAGATCAAGAATGAGGCCGTGGTGTTCCCTGAGGA GCCAGAGGTCAGTGAGGAGCTCAAGGACCTGATCCTGAAGATGCTAGACAAGAACCCTGAAACAAGAATTGGGGTGTCAGATATCAAG TTGCACCCTTGGGTGACTAAGCATGGACAGGAGCCCCTCCCTTCAGAGGAGGAGCACTGTAGTGTGGTGGAGGTGACGGAGGAGGAGGTGAAGAACTCAGTCAAGCTCATCCCCAGCTGGACCACTGTG ATCCTGGTCAAGTCCATGCTGAGAAAGCGTTCCTTTGGGAACCCATTTGAGCCCCAAGCACGCAGGGAAGAAAGATCCATGTCTGCACCCGGAAACTTACTGAT GAAagaaggatgtggagaaggaAGCAAAAGCCCGGAGCTTCCCGGAGTCCAGGAAGATGAGGCTGCATCCTGA
- the Camkk1 gene encoding calcium/calmodulin-dependent protein kinase kinase 1 isoform X4 — MESGPAVCCQDPRAELVDRVAAINVTHLEEADEGPEPARNGVDPPPRARAASVIPGSASRSTPVRPSLSARKFSLQERPAGSCLEAQVGPYSTGPATHISPRAWRRPTIESHHVAISDTEDCVKLNQYKLQSEIGKGAYGVVRLAYNESEDRHYAMKVLSKKKLLKQYGFPRRPPPRGSQAAQGGPAKQLLPLERVYQEIAILKKLDHVNVVKLIEVLDDPAEDNLYLVFDLLRKGPVMEVPCDKPFPEEQARLYLRDIILGLEYLHCQKIVHRDIKPSNLLLGDDGHVKIADFGVSNQFEGNDAQLSSTAGTPAFMAPEAISDSGQSFSGKALDVWATGVTLYCFIYGKCPFIDEYILALHRKIKNEAVVFPEEPEVSEELKDLILKMLDKNPETRIGVSDIKLHPWVTKHGQEPLPSEEEHCSVVEVTEEEVKNSVKLIPSWTTVILVKSMLRKRSFGNPFEPQARREERSMSAPGNLLMKEGCGEGSKSPELPGVQEDEAAS, encoded by the exons ATGGAGAGTGGCCCGGCTGTCTGCTGCCAGGACCCTCGGGCAGAGCTGGTAGATCGGGTGGCAGCCATCAATGTGACCCACTTGGAAGAGGCAGATGAGGGCCCAGAGCCTGCCAGGAATGGTGTGGACCCTCCACCCCGGGCCAGAGCTGCCTCTGTGATCCCTGGCAGTGCTTCAAGATCTACCCCAGTGCGGCCCAGCCTCTCAGCTAGAAAGTTCTCCCTGCAGGAACGGCCAGCCGGAAGCTGTCTGGAGGCCCAGGTTGGGCCTTACTCTACGGGACCTGCCACTCACATCTCTCCTCGGGCCTGGCGGAGACCCACCATCGAGTCCCACCATGTGGCCATCTCAGACACGGAG GACTGTGTAAAACTGAACCAGTACAAGCTGCAGAGCGAGATTGGCAAG GGTGCCTACGGTGTGGTGAGGCTGGCCTACAACGAAAGTGAAGACAGACACTAT GCAATGAAAGTTCTTTCCAAAAAGAAGTTACTGAAGCAGTATGGCTTTCCTC GCCGTCCTCCTCCCAGAGGGTCTCAAGCTGCCCAGGGAGGCCCAGCTAAACAGCTGCTGCCCCTGGAGCGTGTGTACCAGGAGATTGCCATCCTAAAGAAGCTGGACCACGTGAACGTAGTGAAATTGATCGAG GTCCTGGATGACCCTGCCGAGGACAATCTCTATTTGG tgtttgaCCTCCTGAGAAAGGG GCCGGTCATGGAAGTGCCCTGCGACAAGCCCTTCCCGGAGGAGCAAGCTCGTCTTTACCTGAGGGACATCATCCTGGGCCTCGAGTACT TGCACTGCCAGAAGATCGTCCACAGGGACATCAAGCCATCCAATCTACTCCTTGGGGACGATGGCCATGTGAAGATCGCCGACTTTGGGGTCAGCAACCAGTTCGAGGGGAATGATGCTCAGTTGTCTAGCACGGCAGGGACCCCGGCATTCATGGCCCCTGAGGCCATTTCTGATTCTGGCCAGAGCTTCAGTGGGAAG GCCTTGGATGTATGGGCCACCGGGGTCACCTTGTATTGCTTTATCTATGGGAAG TGCCCATTCATTGATGAGTACATCCTGGCCCTTCACAGGAAGATCAAGAATGAGGCCGTGGTGTTCCCTGAGGA GCCAGAGGTCAGTGAGGAGCTCAAGGACCTGATCCTGAAGATGCTAGACAAGAACCCTGAAACAAGAATTGGGGTGTCAGATATCAAG TTGCACCCTTGGGTGACTAAGCATGGACAGGAGCCCCTCCCTTCAGAGGAGGAGCACTGTAGTGTGGTGGAGGTGACGGAGGAGGAGGTGAAGAACTCAGTCAAGCTCATCCCCAGCTGGACCACTGTG ATCCTGGTCAAGTCCATGCTGAGAAAGCGTTCCTTTGGGAACCCATTTGAGCCCCAAGCACGCAGGGAAGAAAGATCCATGTCTGCACCCGGAAACTTACTGAT GAAagaaggatgtggagaaggaAGCAAAAGCCCGGAGCTTCCCGGAGTCCAGGAAGATGAGGCTGCATCCTGA
- the Camkk1 gene encoding calcium/calmodulin-dependent protein kinase kinase 1 isoform X3 has protein sequence MQPERAAGGSHQGYTKDPLTEVMESGPAVCCQDPRAELVDRVAAINVTHLEEADEGPEPARNGVDPPPRARAASVIPGSASRSTPVRPSLSARKFSLQERPAGSCLEAQVGPYSTGPATHISPRAWRRPTIESHHVAISDTEDCVKLNQYKLQSEIGKGAYGVVRLAYNESEDRHYAMKVLSKKKLLKQYGFPRRPPPRGSQAAQGGPAKQLLPLERVYQEIAILKKLDHVNVVKLIEVLDDPAEDNLYLVFDLLRKGPVMEVPCDKPFPEEQARLYLRDIILGLEYLHCQKIVHRDIKPSNLLLGDDGHVKIADFGVSNQFEGNDAQLSSTAGTPAFMAPEAISDSGQSFSGKALDVWATGVTLYCFIYGKCPFIDEYILALHRKIKNEAVVFPEEPEVSEELKDLILKMLDKNPETRIGVSDIKLHPWVTKHGQEPLPSEEEHCSVVEVTEEEVKNSVKLIPSWTTVILVKSMLRKRSFGNPFEPQARREERSMSAPGNLLMKEGCGEGSKSPELPGVQEDEAAS, from the exons ATGCAGCCGGAGAGGGCCGCAGGAG GTTCCCACCAAGGTTATACAAAGGATCCACTGACTGAAGTGATGGAGAGTGGCCCGGCTGTCTGCTGCCAGGACCCTCGGGCAGAGCTGGTAGATCGGGTGGCAGCCATCAATGTGACCCACTTGGAAGAGGCAGATGAGGGCCCAGAGCCTGCCAGGAATGGTGTGGACCCTCCACCCCGGGCCAGAGCTGCCTCTGTGATCCCTGGCAGTGCTTCAAGATCTACCCCAGTGCGGCCCAGCCTCTCAGCTAGAAAGTTCTCCCTGCAGGAACGGCCAGCCGGAAGCTGTCTGGAGGCCCAGGTTGGGCCTTACTCTACGGGACCTGCCACTCACATCTCTCCTCGGGCCTGGCGGAGACCCACCATCGAGTCCCACCATGTGGCCATCTCAGACACGGAG GACTGTGTAAAACTGAACCAGTACAAGCTGCAGAGCGAGATTGGCAAG GGTGCCTACGGTGTGGTGAGGCTGGCCTACAACGAAAGTGAAGACAGACACTAT GCAATGAAAGTTCTTTCCAAAAAGAAGTTACTGAAGCAGTATGGCTTTCCTC GCCGTCCTCCTCCCAGAGGGTCTCAAGCTGCCCAGGGAGGCCCAGCTAAACAGCTGCTGCCCCTGGAGCGTGTGTACCAGGAGATTGCCATCCTAAAGAAGCTGGACCACGTGAACGTAGTGAAATTGATCGAG GTCCTGGATGACCCTGCCGAGGACAATCTCTATTTGG tgtttgaCCTCCTGAGAAAGGG GCCGGTCATGGAAGTGCCCTGCGACAAGCCCTTCCCGGAGGAGCAAGCTCGTCTTTACCTGAGGGACATCATCCTGGGCCTCGAGTACT TGCACTGCCAGAAGATCGTCCACAGGGACATCAAGCCATCCAATCTACTCCTTGGGGACGATGGCCATGTGAAGATCGCCGACTTTGGGGTCAGCAACCAGTTCGAGGGGAATGATGCTCAGTTGTCTAGCACGGCAGGGACCCCGGCATTCATGGCCCCTGAGGCCATTTCTGATTCTGGCCAGAGCTTCAGTGGGAAG GCCTTGGATGTATGGGCCACCGGGGTCACCTTGTATTGCTTTATCTATGGGAAG TGCCCATTCATTGATGAGTACATCCTGGCCCTTCACAGGAAGATCAAGAATGAGGCCGTGGTGTTCCCTGAGGA GCCAGAGGTCAGTGAGGAGCTCAAGGACCTGATCCTGAAGATGCTAGACAAGAACCCTGAAACAAGAATTGGGGTGTCAGATATCAAG TTGCACCCTTGGGTGACTAAGCATGGACAGGAGCCCCTCCCTTCAGAGGAGGAGCACTGTAGTGTGGTGGAGGTGACGGAGGAGGAGGTGAAGAACTCAGTCAAGCTCATCCCCAGCTGGACCACTGTG ATCCTGGTCAAGTCCATGCTGAGAAAGCGTTCCTTTGGGAACCCATTTGAGCCCCAAGCACGCAGGGAAGAAAGATCCATGTCTGCACCCGGAAACTTACTGAT GAAagaaggatgtggagaaggaAGCAAAAGCCCGGAGCTTCCCGGAGTCCAGGAAGATGAGGCTGCATCCTGA
- the Camkk1 gene encoding calcium/calmodulin-dependent protein kinase kinase 1 isoform X2: protein MRSGPGRVHPRVDLGGALLPRPSRSHQGYTKDPLTEVMESGPAVCCQDPRAELVDRVAAINVTHLEEADEGPEPARNGVDPPPRARAASVIPGSASRSTPVRPSLSARKFSLQERPAGSCLEAQVGPYSTGPATHISPRAWRRPTIESHHVAISDTEDCVKLNQYKLQSEIGKGAYGVVRLAYNESEDRHYAMKVLSKKKLLKQYGFPRRPPPRGSQAAQGGPAKQLLPLERVYQEIAILKKLDHVNVVKLIEVLDDPAEDNLYLVFDLLRKGPVMEVPCDKPFPEEQARLYLRDIILGLEYLHCQKIVHRDIKPSNLLLGDDGHVKIADFGVSNQFEGNDAQLSSTAGTPAFMAPEAISDSGQSFSGKALDVWATGVTLYCFIYGKCPFIDEYILALHRKIKNEAVVFPEEPEVSEELKDLILKMLDKNPETRIGVSDIKLHPWVTKHGQEPLPSEEEHCSVVEVTEEEVKNSVKLIPSWTTVILVKSMLRKRSFGNPFEPQARREERSMSAPGNLLMKEGCGEGSKSPELPGVQEDEAAS from the exons GTTCCCACCAAGGTTATACAAAGGATCCACTGACTGAAGTGATGGAGAGTGGCCCGGCTGTCTGCTGCCAGGACCCTCGGGCAGAGCTGGTAGATCGGGTGGCAGCCATCAATGTGACCCACTTGGAAGAGGCAGATGAGGGCCCAGAGCCTGCCAGGAATGGTGTGGACCCTCCACCCCGGGCCAGAGCTGCCTCTGTGATCCCTGGCAGTGCTTCAAGATCTACCCCAGTGCGGCCCAGCCTCTCAGCTAGAAAGTTCTCCCTGCAGGAACGGCCAGCCGGAAGCTGTCTGGAGGCCCAGGTTGGGCCTTACTCTACGGGACCTGCCACTCACATCTCTCCTCGGGCCTGGCGGAGACCCACCATCGAGTCCCACCATGTGGCCATCTCAGACACGGAG GACTGTGTAAAACTGAACCAGTACAAGCTGCAGAGCGAGATTGGCAAG GGTGCCTACGGTGTGGTGAGGCTGGCCTACAACGAAAGTGAAGACAGACACTAT GCAATGAAAGTTCTTTCCAAAAAGAAGTTACTGAAGCAGTATGGCTTTCCTC GCCGTCCTCCTCCCAGAGGGTCTCAAGCTGCCCAGGGAGGCCCAGCTAAACAGCTGCTGCCCCTGGAGCGTGTGTACCAGGAGATTGCCATCCTAAAGAAGCTGGACCACGTGAACGTAGTGAAATTGATCGAG GTCCTGGATGACCCTGCCGAGGACAATCTCTATTTGG tgtttgaCCTCCTGAGAAAGGG GCCGGTCATGGAAGTGCCCTGCGACAAGCCCTTCCCGGAGGAGCAAGCTCGTCTTTACCTGAGGGACATCATCCTGGGCCTCGAGTACT TGCACTGCCAGAAGATCGTCCACAGGGACATCAAGCCATCCAATCTACTCCTTGGGGACGATGGCCATGTGAAGATCGCCGACTTTGGGGTCAGCAACCAGTTCGAGGGGAATGATGCTCAGTTGTCTAGCACGGCAGGGACCCCGGCATTCATGGCCCCTGAGGCCATTTCTGATTCTGGCCAGAGCTTCAGTGGGAAG GCCTTGGATGTATGGGCCACCGGGGTCACCTTGTATTGCTTTATCTATGGGAAG TGCCCATTCATTGATGAGTACATCCTGGCCCTTCACAGGAAGATCAAGAATGAGGCCGTGGTGTTCCCTGAGGA GCCAGAGGTCAGTGAGGAGCTCAAGGACCTGATCCTGAAGATGCTAGACAAGAACCCTGAAACAAGAATTGGGGTGTCAGATATCAAG TTGCACCCTTGGGTGACTAAGCATGGACAGGAGCCCCTCCCTTCAGAGGAGGAGCACTGTAGTGTGGTGGAGGTGACGGAGGAGGAGGTGAAGAACTCAGTCAAGCTCATCCCCAGCTGGACCACTGTG ATCCTGGTCAAGTCCATGCTGAGAAAGCGTTCCTTTGGGAACCCATTTGAGCCCCAAGCACGCAGGGAAGAAAGATCCATGTCTGCACCCGGAAACTTACTGAT GAAagaaggatgtggagaaggaAGCAAAAGCCCGGAGCTTCCCGGAGTCCAGGAAGATGAGGCTGCATCCTGA